From Psychroflexus torquis ATCC 700755, the proteins below share one genomic window:
- a CDS encoding CBASS cGAMP-activated phospholipase gives MKKIRILSLDGGGIRGILPGIVLTQIEQKLQEKMGDSNVKLSDMFDFMAGTSTGGILALAYLTPNEENRPKLTAQEAVNIYLDRGDDIFDVSNWQKIKSLNGLADEKYNASELEEALEDTFGELKLSNLLKPCIISSYDIRNGKPHFFKQHKSNNDIYNFKIKDVARATSAAPTYFEPARVKNDLGTPYPLIDGGVFVNNPSLVAYSEVRSMTFENMENFPSAKNMMIVSIGTGSVSKGYEYKKAKDWGAIGWIKPIIEIMMSGNSKTVHHHLKQIFGTLEEQDQKDYHRLEPEIITADTEMDNASLENLQKLKEDGLSYISIQSIDKELDAIVEKLINYQS, from the coding sequence ATGAAAAAAATCAGAATTCTATCCCTAGATGGTGGAGGAATACGAGGTATTTTACCCGGCATTGTATTAACCCAAATCGAACAAAAACTTCAAGAGAAAATGGGAGACTCAAATGTTAAACTATCTGATATGTTTGATTTTATGGCAGGCACAAGTACAGGAGGTATATTAGCTTTAGCTTATCTAACACCCAATGAAGAAAACCGTCCCAAATTAACTGCTCAAGAAGCGGTAAATATCTATTTAGATAGAGGTGATGACATATTTGATGTTAGCAATTGGCAAAAAATAAAAAGCCTAAATGGTCTAGCAGATGAAAAATATAACGCTTCTGAACTTGAAGAAGCTCTTGAAGATACATTTGGAGAATTGAAATTATCAAATTTATTAAAACCCTGTATAATTAGTTCTTACGACATAAGAAATGGTAAACCTCATTTTTTTAAGCAGCACAAATCAAATAATGACATTTACAATTTTAAAATTAAAGATGTTGCTAGAGCTACATCTGCAGCCCCAACCTATTTCGAACCTGCGCGAGTTAAAAATGATCTAGGAACTCCTTATCCTTTAATAGACGGTGGTGTGTTTGTGAACAACCCCTCATTAGTCGCCTACTCAGAAGTTAGGTCTATGACTTTTGAAAATATGGAAAACTTTCCGTCTGCTAAAAATATGATGATTGTATCTATTGGGACAGGTAGTGTAAGTAAAGGTTACGAATATAAGAAAGCCAAAGATTGGGGAGCCATTGGATGGATTAAACCTATTATAGAAATAATGATGTCTGGTAATTCTAAAACTGTCCACCATCATTTAAAACAAATATTTGGAACATTAGAAGAACAAGACCAAAAAGATTATCACCGCCTTGAACCTGAAATAATAACAGCTGATACTGAAATGGACAACGCATCCCTTGAGAACTTACAAAAATTAAAGGAAGATGGTTTATCATATATTTCAATTCAGAGTATAGATAAAGAACTAGATGCAATTGTAGAAAAACTTATCAATTACCAAAGCTAA
- a CDS encoding TolC family protein, translating into MKAYLMIIPVIAFLFNFGQLQAQEEMEFTLEELKSQVLQNNRSLQINESEFRKARARYRQTNAAFLPQLSVSHNFYRTNNPVQAFGTLLNQGIFTEQDFQIDNLNNPSAISNFTTALSIQQPLINIEKWAQRSALNAQKEAQQLQNKFEEKALLVEVEKLYMQLQLAYKGIEVLEQTREIAEQNFKSIQNFYDEGLLIMPDLLSAEVRLNEVENEYIAAYNQLQNLSDYLLFLMNRDANTVVKPVSKLGLNIVETMDASQIETREDILAVDLQTKAQSKMQTAAKHSFLPTLNAFGNLQWFSDEAFTTNTRNFFVGASLNWNIFEGGKNIAKLQEENASLDQAKLEASRYASNSNMELEKAKRQFREAEQKLNRNRLSLKQAEKAYQIRKDRFGEGLERTTDLLRAEQQQSSMRLAYNQSIFEFNYAQLYIQFLANTYTYEK; encoded by the coding sequence ATGAAGGCATACCTAATGATAATTCCAGTTATAGCTTTTCTATTTAATTTTGGGCAACTTCAGGCCCAAGAAGAAATGGAGTTTACTCTTGAAGAACTCAAGAGCCAAGTGCTTCAAAATAATAGATCACTTCAAATTAATGAAAGTGAATTTAGAAAAGCAAGAGCCCGCTATAGGCAAACCAATGCTGCGTTTTTACCTCAGCTTAGTGTTTCGCATAATTTTTATAGAACCAATAATCCCGTCCAAGCATTTGGAACATTATTGAACCAAGGAATTTTTACAGAGCAAGATTTTCAAATCGATAATTTGAACAATCCAAGTGCCATTTCCAATTTTACCACTGCTTTAAGCATTCAACAACCTCTTATCAATATAGAAAAGTGGGCTCAACGTTCTGCGCTAAACGCTCAAAAAGAAGCACAACAACTTCAAAATAAATTTGAAGAAAAAGCGCTTTTAGTTGAAGTGGAAAAACTTTATATGCAACTTCAGCTCGCTTATAAAGGGATTGAAGTACTAGAGCAAACTAGAGAAATTGCCGAGCAAAATTTTAAAAGTATTCAAAATTTTTATGACGAAGGTCTATTGATCATGCCAGATTTACTAAGTGCAGAAGTAAGGTTAAATGAAGTTGAAAACGAATACATCGCGGCTTACAATCAACTCCAAAATCTTTCAGACTATCTTCTGTTTTTAATGAACAGAGATGCTAATACTGTGGTAAAACCAGTTTCAAAACTTGGGCTTAATATTGTGGAGACTATGGACGCAAGTCAAATAGAAACAAGAGAAGACATTTTAGCAGTCGATTTGCAAACCAAGGCCCAATCCAAAATGCAAACTGCAGCCAAACATTCCTTTTTGCCAACGCTTAATGCTTTTGGGAACCTACAATGGTTTTCAGATGAAGCCTTTACAACCAACACAAGAAACTTTTTTGTAGGTGCTTCACTTAACTGGAATATTTTTGAAGGTGGTAAAAATATTGCAAAACTTCAAGAAGAAAATGCAAGTTTAGATCAAGCCAAACTAGAAGCTTCTAGGTATGCCTCCAATTCCAATATGGAGTTGGAAAAAGCAAAACGCCAATTTCGCGAGGCAGAGCAAAAACTTAATAGAAATAGACTATCCCTGAAGCAAGCAGAAAAAGCATACCAAATCAGGAAAGATAGATTTGGAGAAGGTCTTGAGCGCACTACAGATTTGCTGCGGGCAGAACAACAACAATCTTCTATGCGACTGGCTTACAACCAATCCATATTCGAGTTTAACTACGCTCAGTTATACATTCAATTTTTAGCAAACACCTATACTTATGAAAAATAA
- a CDS encoding efflux RND transporter periplasmic adaptor subunit, with translation MKNKLLPIFFSVFLLSILSCGEKTENKKPEQISVDVKIEYPTTSLPQLLSYKGKIQSSKSIDIQSRGSSYVDKILVDVGDAVHENQLLVKLNSDDLMSKQNQLTAKLDEVSATLENTEKDYKRYKSLREKNSVSEKELESISLKYNSVKSQKAGVESQLKEIQSELKYFNIKAPFEGVITSKMAQEGDLANPRFSILQMEVENAFEFHFSVSERAISSLRKGQLATVVVSTDGQKIDAQISELSLSSSETGGQYVVKAKLLTENDVQLFSGQQGEIQLITDSLDQGIFVPKSALIDRGGLQGLYVVSPENKAMLRWVETGVNYDEYIEILSGLSSDESVVTSADSKLYNGITVKY, from the coding sequence ATGAAAAATAAATTACTGCCTATATTTTTTTCTGTGTTCTTATTAAGCATTTTGAGCTGTGGAGAAAAAACCGAAAATAAAAAGCCTGAGCAGATATCTGTCGATGTTAAAATCGAGTATCCTACCACCAGTTTACCTCAGCTTTTAAGCTATAAGGGGAAAATTCAGTCTTCAAAATCGATAGATATTCAATCTAGAGGATCAAGTTACGTGGATAAAATCCTTGTAGATGTAGGCGATGCTGTTCATGAAAACCAGTTGCTGGTTAAATTAAACAGCGATGACCTCATGTCGAAACAAAATCAGCTTACTGCCAAACTCGACGAGGTAAGTGCCACTTTAGAAAACACCGAAAAGGATTATAAACGATACAAAAGTTTAAGAGAAAAAAATAGTGTTTCAGAAAAAGAGCTGGAGTCTATCTCCTTAAAATATAACTCTGTAAAAAGTCAAAAAGCAGGAGTAGAAAGTCAGTTGAAAGAAATACAATCAGAATTAAAATATTTCAATATCAAGGCCCCATTTGAGGGTGTAATTACTTCAAAAATGGCTCAAGAGGGAGATTTAGCAAACCCCCGATTTTCGATTCTACAAATGGAAGTTGAGAATGCATTTGAATTTCACTTTTCAGTTTCAGAACGAGCTATTTCTTCATTAAGAAAAGGACAACTGGCCACCGTTGTAGTGTCGACAGATGGTCAAAAAATCGATGCCCAAATATCAGAATTGAGCTTATCGTCTTCAGAAACAGGAGGACAATATGTTGTGAAAGCAAAATTACTAACCGAAAATGATGTCCAGCTTTTTTCTGGACAACAAGGAGAAATACAACTTATTACGGATTCTTTGGATCAAGGAATTTTTGTTCCCAAATCAGCACTTATCGATCGAGGCGGTTTACAGGGTCTATACGTAGTTAGCCCAGAAAATAAAGCGATGCTGAGATGGGTGGAGACTGGGGTAAACTACGATGAATATATAGAGATTCTTTCTGGTCTAAGCAGCGATGAGTCCGTTGTAACTTCTGCAGACTCCAAACTTTATAACGGTATAACCGTGAAATACTAG
- a CDS encoding efflux RND transporter permease subunit encodes MKNGIAGKLANAFMTSKITVLLMVVFMAVGIYAALLIPREEEPQINVPMADIFVGYPGASPKEIESKVIIPLERVISNIDGIEYVYTTSMQGQGMLIAQFYVGEDIERSYVKLHDEIMRHMDEIPEGVTQPLIKTRSIDDVPVVGLTLFSEKYDDFRLKQIANELILEIEKVENVASSEVIGGRSRELKINFDHQKAASYNLDILSVTKMIQANHSKSKSGTIQTKDENILITTGKFIETERDLKQIVVGTSGNRPVYLHQIANVEEGAEKPKNYVEFGFGAASAEQAKMPSSYSAVTLSIAKRKGADAMQVADQILAQQERWEQYIIPEGVELEVTRNYGETASQKVSDLLFNLLSAIIAVTLVVMLSMGWRGGLVVFISVPVTFALTMLSYYLFGYTLNRITLFALIFITGIVVDDSIIITENIHRHFKMKKRSLRNAAIYAINEVGNPTILAAFIVIASVLPMAFVSGLMGPYMSPMPIGASITMILSLFIALTIVPYLAFYFLKGDGKQDDGEEDDEEAIKKADKLGDEKLKSTRIYKIYEKVQRPLLESSKKRWLFIGSTFVLLIASVLLFLNESVLVKMLPFDNKNEFQIVIDMPEGTTLERTQAVTLEIAEYVKDREEVVNYQTYVGAASPITFNGLVRHYDLRDGDHLADIQVNITNKSERSEQSHDIAKSFRKEVKAIGDRYGAAIKIVEVPPGPPVLSTIVAEIYGPDYEEQIKIAQKVKDILHETQDVVDIDWRVEADQKEIEFKVDTERANLEGISTQQIVETMRLSLGNTSIGKAYRENEPEQVSITYYTPNSEKSSTKDLLKLKVKSQQGHTVNIGDLVNLVEQPIEKSIYRKNKRRVVYVTAEMAGELESPVYAILGMEKYLKDMHLPEGYSIEELYTDIPVDTEDYSVKWDGEWQITLEVFQDLGIAFLVVIFIIYMLIVGWFQSFRSPIVMMIAIPLSLIGIILAHWLFDAFFTATSFIGMIALAGIMVRNSVLLIDFIEIRLNEGIAFKQAIIEAGAVRTTPILLTAGTVVIGAVAILFDPIFQGLALSLMGGTIVSTFLTLILVPLVFYIVMKNKYK; translated from the coding sequence ATGAAAAATGGTATTGCTGGTAAACTAGCCAACGCATTTATGACTTCCAAAATTACAGTCTTACTTATGGTTGTATTTATGGCCGTGGGAATTTATGCTGCTTTATTGATTCCACGAGAAGAAGAACCACAAATAAACGTGCCTATGGCCGATATATTTGTTGGCTATCCTGGTGCGAGTCCTAAAGAAATTGAATCTAAAGTTATTATTCCTTTGGAGCGTGTTATCTCTAATATTGATGGTATTGAATATGTTTACACCACCTCTATGCAGGGACAAGGAATGCTCATAGCGCAATTCTATGTGGGTGAAGATATAGAAAGGTCTTACGTAAAACTTCATGATGAAATTATGCGCCATATGGATGAAATTCCTGAGGGCGTTACTCAGCCACTTATCAAAACAAGATCTATAGACGATGTGCCAGTCGTTGGCCTTACGCTTTTTAGCGAAAAGTACGATGACTTCCGCCTTAAACAAATCGCCAATGAACTGATTTTGGAGATTGAAAAGGTGGAGAATGTCGCTTCTAGTGAAGTCATTGGAGGCAGAAGTAGAGAGTTGAAAATTAATTTTGATCATCAAAAAGCAGCTTCCTATAATTTAGATATTTTGAGTGTTACCAAGATGATACAGGCTAACCACTCCAAGTCCAAAAGTGGAACTATACAGACCAAAGACGAAAACATCCTCATCACCACTGGAAAATTCATCGAAACTGAAAGAGACCTAAAGCAAATAGTTGTTGGCACTTCTGGAAACAGACCCGTATATCTGCATCAAATAGCAAATGTAGAAGAAGGTGCAGAAAAACCTAAGAACTATGTGGAGTTTGGCTTCGGTGCTGCAAGTGCAGAACAGGCAAAAATGCCTTCCTCCTATTCTGCCGTTACCCTATCTATTGCAAAAAGAAAGGGCGCTGATGCCATGCAAGTTGCCGACCAGATTTTGGCTCAACAAGAACGCTGGGAACAATATATAATCCCAGAAGGTGTGGAACTCGAGGTGACTCGTAATTATGGAGAAACAGCATCACAAAAGGTATCCGACTTACTTTTCAATTTACTAAGTGCAATCATTGCTGTAACCTTAGTTGTTATGTTATCTATGGGATGGCGCGGCGGACTTGTTGTCTTTATTTCTGTTCCTGTTACGTTCGCTTTAACAATGCTTAGTTACTATTTATTTGGTTACACGCTAAATAGAATCACGCTTTTTGCACTCATTTTTATTACCGGGATTGTAGTCGATGATTCTATCATCATTACAGAAAATATACACCGGCATTTCAAAATGAAGAAACGATCCTTAAGGAACGCCGCCATTTATGCTATAAATGAAGTAGGTAATCCTACTATTTTAGCTGCCTTTATTGTTATTGCTTCTGTACTTCCCATGGCTTTTGTAAGTGGCCTTATGGGTCCTTACATGAGTCCAATGCCCATTGGTGCATCTATTACAATGATTCTTTCTCTATTTATAGCGCTTACCATTGTGCCTTACTTGGCCTTTTATTTTTTGAAAGGCGATGGCAAACAAGACGATGGCGAAGAGGATGATGAAGAAGCTATTAAGAAAGCCGACAAACTCGGTGATGAAAAATTAAAATCGACCCGAATTTATAAAATTTATGAAAAAGTACAGAGACCACTTCTAGAGAGTTCTAAGAAACGTTGGCTTTTCATTGGAAGTACATTTGTATTGCTTATCGCTTCTGTACTTTTATTCTTAAATGAATCTGTTTTGGTAAAAATGCTTCCCTTCGATAACAAAAACGAATTTCAAATTGTTATTGATATGCCAGAAGGTACTACACTGGAGCGCACGCAAGCCGTCACATTAGAAATTGCAGAGTACGTAAAAGACCGAGAGGAAGTGGTTAATTATCAAACCTACGTTGGTGCTGCTTCTCCCATCACCTTTAATGGGCTTGTAAGACATTACGATCTTAGAGATGGTGATCATCTAGCAGACATTCAGGTAAATATTACCAATAAGAGCGAACGAAGTGAACAAAGCCACGATATCGCAAAATCGTTTAGGAAAGAGGTAAAAGCCATTGGTGATCGCTATGGCGCAGCTATCAAAATTGTGGAAGTCCCCCCGGGGCCACCAGTGCTATCAACAATTGTTGCAGAAATTTACGGACCAGATTACGAAGAGCAAATCAAAATTGCACAAAAGGTAAAGGATATTTTACACGAGACCCAAGATGTGGTCGACATCGACTGGCGTGTAGAAGCCGACCAAAAGGAGATTGAATTTAAAGTTGACACCGAGCGAGCCAACCTAGAAGGCATAAGCACTCAGCAAATTGTTGAAACCATGCGGTTGAGTCTCGGGAATACTTCCATTGGTAAGGCTTACAGAGAAAATGAACCTGAACAAGTTAGCATAACCTACTATACACCAAACTCAGAAAAGTCCAGTACCAAGGATCTTTTAAAATTAAAAGTAAAGTCTCAGCAAGGACATACCGTAAACATCGGCGACCTAGTAAATCTGGTAGAACAACCTATTGAAAAAAGCATCTACAGAAAAAATAAGCGCCGTGTAGTATATGTCACAGCAGAAATGGCTGGAGAACTAGAAAGTCCCGTTTACGCCATATTGGGTATGGAAAAGTATCTTAAAGACATGCACTTACCAGAAGGCTACTCTATAGAAGAATTGTACACAGATATTCCTGTTGATACAGAAGATTACTCTGTAAAATGGGATGGTGAATGGCAAATTACATTGGAAGTATTCCAAGATCTTGGTATTGCTTTCTTAGTGGTTATTTTTATCATTTACATGCTAATCGTTGGCTGGTTTCAAAGCTTCCGTTCCCCAATTGTGATGATGATTGCTATTCCGCTTTCATTAATAGGAATTATTTTAGCACATTGGCTGTTCGATGCATTTTTTACAGCAACTTCTTTTATTGGAATGATTGCTCTAGCAGGAATTATGGTTAGAAATTCCGTTTTGCTTATCGATTTCATAGAAATCCGCCTCAACGAAGGTATTGCCTTTAAGCAAGCCATCATTGAAGCAGGTGCCGTAAGAACCACACCCATTTTACTCACAGCAGGAACCGTGGTCATAGGAGCAGTCGCCATACTTTTCGATCCTATTTTTCAAGGTCTTGCCCTGTCTTTGATGGGTGGAACAATTGTTTCAACATTCTTAACCCTTATTTTGGTTCCTCTTGTCTTTTATATAGTGATGAAAAATAAGTATAAATAA
- a CDS encoding TlpA family protein disulfide reductase, whose amino-acid sequence MKTIFYILAICLTIVSCQKENTANSIVSEFENRILNSESWEYDVHYKMKYFSSDEDTLNYYSNCRLIKHKLDTIFGGSFWIKNDSIDRYYDLENIYIINHNSKKITKFFPKKGQDGVIRGNTVSGVLDSYFLKPNRLSKYLKDSTIVAKLNDTLIGKKNLNTIEFAFEDELPIEKQTKIFYFNDDNYLKDIIYSVKFQNEWQYNEWHFSNEKFNKVNDKVLKSEFDRLTKDYEIEDYKEPNPKEMEPLAIGLKAPKFKGLRFKEKDSITLQDHNGKYVILDFWYKDCFPCIKAIASLNELRTKYSAKDLVILGLNPFDNKEKNKEKLNDFIEINKMSYPTIFVDHKVTKEYKVRAYPTFYIIDTKGKIVYSKVGHSEKNEKEIDSLLKKWIK is encoded by the coding sequence ATGAAAACAATATTTTACATTTTAGCTATATGTCTTACTATAGTTAGTTGTCAGAAAGAAAACACAGCGAATTCGATTGTATCTGAATTTGAAAATCGAATATTGAACTCTGAATCTTGGGAATATGATGTTCATTACAAAATGAAATATTTCAGTTCTGATGAGGATACATTGAACTACTATTCAAATTGTAGACTAATCAAACATAAGTTAGATACTATCTTCGGTGGTAGTTTTTGGATTAAAAATGATAGTATCGACAGATATTATGATTTAGAGAACATCTATATTATTAATCATAACAGCAAAAAAATAACAAAATTCTTCCCGAAAAAAGGACAAGATGGGGTTATAAGAGGTAATACGGTAAGCGGAGTTTTAGACTCTTATTTTCTTAAACCTAACAGGCTTTCGAAATATCTAAAAGATTCAACTATTGTCGCAAAGTTAAATGACACATTAATAGGTAAAAAGAATCTCAATACGATAGAATTTGCATTTGAAGACGAATTACCAATTGAAAAACAGACAAAGATATTTTATTTTAATGATGATAACTATTTGAAAGATATTATTTATTCGGTAAAATTTCAAAACGAATGGCAATATAATGAATGGCATTTTTCAAATGAGAAATTTAATAAAGTAAATGATAAAGTATTAAAATCGGAGTTTGATAGATTAACTAAGGACTATGAAATTGAAGATTATAAAGAACCTAATCCTAAAGAAATGGAGCCATTGGCTATTGGTTTGAAAGCGCCAAAATTTAAAGGATTAAGATTTAAAGAAAAAGACTCAATTACATTACAAGATCATAACGGAAAATATGTCATTTTAGACTTTTGGTACAAGGACTGTTTTCCTTGCATAAAAGCAATAGCATCGCTAAATGAATTAAGGACTAAATATTCTGCAAAGGATTTAGTAATTCTTGGGTTAAATCCATTTGACAATAAAGAAAAGAATAAAGAAAAACTGAATGACTTTATTGAGATAAATAAAATGAGCTATCCAACAATTTTCGTGGATCATAAAGTCACGAAAGAATATAAAGTTAGAGCTTATCCTACTTTCTACATCATAGATACTAAAGGAAAAATTGTGTATTCAAAGGTTGGACATAGCGAAAAGAACGAAAAAGAGATTGATAGTTTATTAAAGAAGTGGATAAAATAA